A window of Citrus sinensis cultivar Valencia sweet orange chromosome 7, DVS_A1.0, whole genome shotgun sequence contains these coding sequences:
- the LOC102610113 gene encoding polyadenylate-binding protein-interacting protein 3 isoform X1, translating to MMNLQQVMPPKSTANGFGRRRGEREGGTRLESKSQSGKSNSGRVTTTGSVIGSKSGSCAVSSHDKLLYLASCLIGLSVEVQVKSGSVYAGIFHATSDEKDFGVILKMARLIKDGNFRGQKTVAEFVSKPPSKNFIIPSSELVQVIAKDVAVTSDGFANELQSDKQRELMIDSLISQTRHVEERELEPWIPDEDVPQLPELENIFDDPWNSKKWDQFETNETLFGVKTTFNEELYTTKLLRGPQTEELEKEAARIAREIAGEDTQDLHLAEERGSSIHENLGIDEETRFSSVYRGTGFDDSGYEEDEDIVLNTHNNETFGDSSGSVDQISTDFAIAKSSDGAQLSSSSFIVDEAQTSQSDGTGADLYCSEIPSRNFSTLDSESRVQENLLGECGVNNDAKDFVEKQLLPEDAQLPKSGDSQSSPNREKAGTDKVGRSANATPYSTSHVLSKGNEKTSSHGEPVDVAASCKAPGEPQSVNSRGRPGSSASSNSDRAAAASASSGPGLSPSSSMGSLSSEKSTLNPYAKEFKLNPNAKSFTPSQASARPLSPVADNAFYHPPNVSAVPHMHGLPVGFGMGPSLAAQQPVIYPQIAPMQSPQTYYHPHGPQYGQQMLVGQSRPVFYLPNYQPEMPYKGRDY from the exons ATGATGAATTTGCAACAAGTAATGCCCCCAAAATCCACTGCTAATGGATTTGGCCGTCGAAGAGGTGAAAGAGAAGGTGGGACAAGGCTGGAGAGTAAATCACAATCTGGAAAATCAAATTCTGGCAGAGTAACAACTACAG gTTCAGTGATTGGTAGCAAATCTGGAAGTTGTGCGGTTTCTTCCCATGATAAATTGTTATACCTAGCATCATGTCTTATTGGACTATCTGTGGAAGTCCAAGTGAAAAGTGGATCAGTATATGCTGGAATATTTCATGCGACGAGCGATGAAAAAGATTTTG GTGTCATCTTGAAAATGGCTCGCTTGATAAAAGACGGTAATTTCCGAGGGCAGAAAACTGTTGCTGAGTTTGTTAGCAAGCCACCTTCAAAGAATTTCATTATACCTTCCAGTGAACTTGTACAAGTTATAGCAAAG GATGTGGCTGTAACTAGTGATGGGTTTGCCAATGAGCTCCAAAGTGATAAGCAGCGAGAACTTATGATAGATTCCTTGATATCACAAACTCGTCATGTTGAGGAGAGAGAGCTTGAACCATGGATCCCTGATGAAGATGTTCCTCAGTTGCCCGAATTGgaaaatatatttgatgaCCCTTGGAATAG TAAGAAATGGGATCAGTTTGAAACCAATGAGACATTATTTGGAGTGAAGACCACTTTCAATGAGGAACTTTATACAACAAAACTTTTGAGAGGACCTCAAACAGAGGAGTTGGAAAAAGAAGCTGCGAGAATAGCCAGAGAAATTGCTGGTGAGGATACACAAGATCTTCATTTAGCAGAG GAAAGAGGCAGCAGCATTCATGAAAATCTTGGTATTGATGAGGAGACCCGGTTTTCTTCGGTTTACAGGGGTACAGGGTTTGATGATAGTGgatatgaagaagatgaggATATTGTACTGAATACACATAATAATGAAACCTTTGGAGATTCTTCTGGTTCGGTTGATCAGATATCTACTGATTTTGCCATTGCAAAAAGCAGTGATGGAGCTCAATTATCATCAAGCTCTTTCATAGTG GATGAGGCACAGACTTCTCAGTCTGATGGTACTGGTGCAGATTTATATTGCTCTGAAATTCCTAGTAGAAATTTCTCTACTCTTGACAGTGAAAgcag GGTCCAGGAGAATTTGCTTGGTGAATGTGGAGTAAATAATGATGCAAAGGATTTTGTAGAAAAGCAGCTG CTACCAGAGGATGCTCAATTGCCAAAATCTGGGG ATTCACAGTCATCACCAAACAGAGAGAAGGCTGGCACTGACAAAGTGGGACGATCTGCGAATGCAACTCCATATTCGACATCTCATGTTTTATCAAAGGGTAACGAAAAGACAAGTTCCCATGGGGAACCAGTGGACGTTGCAGCATCTTGTAAAGCACCTGGAGAACCACAATCTGTAAATTCTCGTGGAAGACCTGGTAGTTCTGCATCTTCTAATTCAGATCGCGCAGCTGCTGCATCAGCTTCTAGTGGTCCTGGATTATCTCCAAGCTCGTCAATGGGTTCTTTATCTTCTGAAAAATCAACATTGAATCCTTATGCCAAG GAATTTAAACTCAATCCTAATGCAAAGAGTTTCACTCCCTCGCAAGCGTCTGCTAGGCCTCTATCCCCTGTTGCTGATAATGCCTTCTATCATCCACCTAATGTGTCTGCTGTACCACATATGCATGGATTGCCTGTTGGTTTTGGA ATGGGACCCTCATTAGCTGCGCAGCAGCCCGTCATATATCCACAGATTGCACCAATGCAGTCACCACAAACATATTATCATCCACATGGACCTCAG TATGGACAGCAGATGCTTGTTGGCCAATCCAGGCCTGTCTTTTACTTGCCAAACTACCAGCCT
- the LOC102610113 gene encoding polyadenylate-binding protein-interacting protein 3 isoform X2 encodes MMNLQQVMPPKSTANGFGRRRGEREGGTRLESKSQSGKSNSGRVTTTVIGSKSGSCAVSSHDKLLYLASCLIGLSVEVQVKSGSVYAGIFHATSDEKDFGVILKMARLIKDGNFRGQKTVAEFVSKPPSKNFIIPSSELVQVIAKDVAVTSDGFANELQSDKQRELMIDSLISQTRHVEERELEPWIPDEDVPQLPELENIFDDPWNSKKWDQFETNETLFGVKTTFNEELYTTKLLRGPQTEELEKEAARIAREIAGEDTQDLHLAEERGSSIHENLGIDEETRFSSVYRGTGFDDSGYEEDEDIVLNTHNNETFGDSSGSVDQISTDFAIAKSSDGAQLSSSSFIVDEAQTSQSDGTGADLYCSEIPSRNFSTLDSESRVQENLLGECGVNNDAKDFVEKQLLPEDAQLPKSGDSQSSPNREKAGTDKVGRSANATPYSTSHVLSKGNEKTSSHGEPVDVAASCKAPGEPQSVNSRGRPGSSASSNSDRAAAASASSGPGLSPSSSMGSLSSEKSTLNPYAKEFKLNPNAKSFTPSQASARPLSPVADNAFYHPPNVSAVPHMHGLPVGFGMGPSLAAQQPVIYPQIAPMQSPQTYYHPHGPQYGQQMLVGQSRPVFYLPNYQPEMPYKGRDY; translated from the exons ATGATGAATTTGCAACAAGTAATGCCCCCAAAATCCACTGCTAATGGATTTGGCCGTCGAAGAGGTGAAAGAGAAGGTGGGACAAGGCTGGAGAGTAAATCACAATCTGGAAAATCAAATTCTGGCAGAGTAACAACTACAG TGATTGGTAGCAAATCTGGAAGTTGTGCGGTTTCTTCCCATGATAAATTGTTATACCTAGCATCATGTCTTATTGGACTATCTGTGGAAGTCCAAGTGAAAAGTGGATCAGTATATGCTGGAATATTTCATGCGACGAGCGATGAAAAAGATTTTG GTGTCATCTTGAAAATGGCTCGCTTGATAAAAGACGGTAATTTCCGAGGGCAGAAAACTGTTGCTGAGTTTGTTAGCAAGCCACCTTCAAAGAATTTCATTATACCTTCCAGTGAACTTGTACAAGTTATAGCAAAG GATGTGGCTGTAACTAGTGATGGGTTTGCCAATGAGCTCCAAAGTGATAAGCAGCGAGAACTTATGATAGATTCCTTGATATCACAAACTCGTCATGTTGAGGAGAGAGAGCTTGAACCATGGATCCCTGATGAAGATGTTCCTCAGTTGCCCGAATTGgaaaatatatttgatgaCCCTTGGAATAG TAAGAAATGGGATCAGTTTGAAACCAATGAGACATTATTTGGAGTGAAGACCACTTTCAATGAGGAACTTTATACAACAAAACTTTTGAGAGGACCTCAAACAGAGGAGTTGGAAAAAGAAGCTGCGAGAATAGCCAGAGAAATTGCTGGTGAGGATACACAAGATCTTCATTTAGCAGAG GAAAGAGGCAGCAGCATTCATGAAAATCTTGGTATTGATGAGGAGACCCGGTTTTCTTCGGTTTACAGGGGTACAGGGTTTGATGATAGTGgatatgaagaagatgaggATATTGTACTGAATACACATAATAATGAAACCTTTGGAGATTCTTCTGGTTCGGTTGATCAGATATCTACTGATTTTGCCATTGCAAAAAGCAGTGATGGAGCTCAATTATCATCAAGCTCTTTCATAGTG GATGAGGCACAGACTTCTCAGTCTGATGGTACTGGTGCAGATTTATATTGCTCTGAAATTCCTAGTAGAAATTTCTCTACTCTTGACAGTGAAAgcag GGTCCAGGAGAATTTGCTTGGTGAATGTGGAGTAAATAATGATGCAAAGGATTTTGTAGAAAAGCAGCTG CTACCAGAGGATGCTCAATTGCCAAAATCTGGGG ATTCACAGTCATCACCAAACAGAGAGAAGGCTGGCACTGACAAAGTGGGACGATCTGCGAATGCAACTCCATATTCGACATCTCATGTTTTATCAAAGGGTAACGAAAAGACAAGTTCCCATGGGGAACCAGTGGACGTTGCAGCATCTTGTAAAGCACCTGGAGAACCACAATCTGTAAATTCTCGTGGAAGACCTGGTAGTTCTGCATCTTCTAATTCAGATCGCGCAGCTGCTGCATCAGCTTCTAGTGGTCCTGGATTATCTCCAAGCTCGTCAATGGGTTCTTTATCTTCTGAAAAATCAACATTGAATCCTTATGCCAAG GAATTTAAACTCAATCCTAATGCAAAGAGTTTCACTCCCTCGCAAGCGTCTGCTAGGCCTCTATCCCCTGTTGCTGATAATGCCTTCTATCATCCACCTAATGTGTCTGCTGTACCACATATGCATGGATTGCCTGTTGGTTTTGGA ATGGGACCCTCATTAGCTGCGCAGCAGCCCGTCATATATCCACAGATTGCACCAATGCAGTCACCACAAACATATTATCATCCACATGGACCTCAG TATGGACAGCAGATGCTTGTTGGCCAATCCAGGCCTGTCTTTTACTTGCCAAACTACCAGCCT